The Burkholderia ambifaria AMMD genome has a segment encoding these proteins:
- a CDS encoding response regulator produces the protein MSAPDTDRPAARLLLVDDHPLVRDGLRMRLEAADLSVVGEAGNADEALALAASLEPDLALMDVGMNGMNGITLAGVFHERFPGIRVLMLSMHDNIEYVTQAVRAGASGYLLKDSPASEIVRAIGAVLAGQTFFSEGLAARMIQASATASPLDRLTPRERDILDALAEGLSSKQIAQQTGLSVRTVETHRLNLKRKLEIEGQAELIKFAVEHRRR, from the coding sequence ATGAGCGCCCCCGACACTGACCGGCCCGCCGCCCGACTGCTGCTCGTCGACGACCACCCGCTGGTGCGCGACGGCCTGCGGATGCGGCTCGAGGCGGCCGACCTGTCCGTGGTCGGCGAAGCCGGCAACGCCGACGAAGCGCTCGCGCTGGCCGCGTCGCTCGAGCCCGATCTCGCGCTGATGGACGTCGGCATGAACGGGATGAACGGCATCACGCTCGCCGGCGTGTTCCACGAACGCTTTCCGGGGATTCGCGTGCTGATGCTGTCGATGCACGACAACATCGAGTACGTGACGCAGGCCGTGCGCGCCGGCGCGAGCGGCTACCTCCTGAAGGATTCGCCGGCGAGCGAGATCGTCCGCGCGATTGGCGCGGTGCTGGCCGGGCAGACGTTCTTCAGCGAAGGGCTCGCGGCACGGATGATCCAGGCGAGCGCGACCGCGTCGCCGCTCGACCGCTTGACGCCGCGCGAACGCGACATCCTCGACGCGCTGGCCGAGGGGCTGTCGAGCAAGCAGATCGCGCAGCAGACGGGGTTGTCGGTGCGCACGGTGGAAACCCATCGGCTGAATCTGAAGCGCAAGCTCGAGATCGAAGGGCAGGCGGAGCTGATCAAGTTCGCGGTCGAGCATCGGCGGCGATAG
- a CDS encoding MlaC/ttg2D family ABC transporter substrate-binding protein has translation MKRHLFAFVAAAAVSVSAFAQSAPVDIVRNAVEGTVNAMKADPAARGGDMAKITQVVEQRFLPVTNFERTTRIAVGDAWKQATPQQQQELYKQFRVLMTRTYAASLAQLGNQDAKFSFKPGGASGADALVQSTVTTPGDSQSVGYRLGKVGSDWKIYDIDMSGAWLIQVYQGQFKSQLATGGIDGLIAYLQKHNSRTN, from the coding sequence ATGAAACGTCATCTGTTTGCTTTCGTCGCGGCCGCCGCCGTGTCGGTTTCCGCTTTCGCGCAGAGCGCGCCGGTCGACATCGTCCGCAATGCGGTCGAGGGCACCGTCAACGCGATGAAGGCCGATCCGGCTGCACGCGGCGGCGACATGGCGAAAATCACGCAAGTCGTCGAGCAGCGCTTCCTGCCGGTGACGAACTTCGAGCGCACGACGCGCATCGCGGTCGGCGATGCCTGGAAGCAGGCGACGCCGCAACAGCAGCAGGAACTCTACAAGCAGTTCAGGGTGCTGATGACGCGCACCTATGCCGCGTCGCTCGCGCAGCTCGGCAACCAGGACGCGAAGTTCTCGTTCAAGCCAGGCGGCGCGTCGGGTGCCGATGCGCTGGTGCAGTCGACGGTCACGACGCCGGGCGACAGCCAGTCGGTCGGCTACCGGCTCGGCAAGGTCGGCAGCGACTGGAAGATCTACGACATCGACATGTCGGGCGCGTGGCTGATCCAGGTCTACCAGGGGCAGTTCAAGAGCCAGCTCGCAACGGGCGGCATCGACGGCCTGATCGCGTATCTGCAGAAGCACAACTCGCGGACGAACTGA